In Sodalis ligni, a single genomic region encodes these proteins:
- a CDS encoding RnfABCDGE type electron transport complex subunit C: MQTITQAKQVYIGIEDNKTEAIARLDELCRQEDHIEVVILPSLYPIGSAKQMIEAVTGRQIPQNRRSTEMGVLVQNVGTCIAIFHAIRFGKPVTHRVITVSGRAIEQPGNLLVPIGTPIKEIIGQCGGLKTQPARMVLGGPMMGRAVDDLDVPINKGTSGLLLLTGDELPQTKPSACLRCGRCLDACPMSLAPLSLFAELKNDGFAKAQQQGLNACLLCGSCAYVCPAALPLTQFFDWGQQQLRLLKRQEDKMERTRQNSANRQARLAKEAAAKAAALAAKPARRSRRAATTPEDPSC; encoded by the coding sequence CTGCAGACCATTACCCAGGCCAAGCAGGTCTATATCGGCATCGAAGATAACAAAACCGAAGCCATCGCCAGGCTTGACGAGCTCTGCCGGCAGGAGGATCACATCGAGGTGGTGATACTGCCCTCCCTCTATCCCATCGGCTCGGCCAAACAGATGATTGAGGCGGTGACCGGCCGGCAAATCCCGCAAAATCGCCGCTCCACGGAAATGGGCGTTCTGGTGCAAAACGTCGGCACCTGTATCGCGATTTTCCATGCCATACGCTTCGGCAAGCCGGTGACCCACCGGGTGATTACCGTCAGCGGCCGGGCCATTGAGCAGCCGGGCAATCTCCTGGTGCCCATCGGCACGCCGATCAAGGAAATTATCGGCCAATGCGGCGGTCTGAAAACCCAGCCGGCCCGCATGGTGCTGGGTGGACCGATGATGGGCCGCGCCGTGGACGACCTGGATGTTCCCATCAATAAAGGCACCAGCGGGCTGCTGCTGCTGACCGGGGACGAACTACCGCAAACCAAGCCCAGCGCCTGCCTGCGCTGCGGCCGTTGTCTGGATGCCTGTCCCATGAGCCTCGCACCCCTGTCTCTCTTCGCGGAACTGAAAAACGACGGTTTCGCCAAGGCGCAACAGCAGGGATTGAATGCCTGCCTGCTGTGCGGATCTTGTGCCTACGTCTGTCCGGCGGCGCTGCCCTTGACCCAGTTCTTTGATTGGGGACAGCAGCAGCTGCGGCTGTTGAAACGCCAAGAAGACAAAATGGAACGTACCCGGCAAAACAGCGCCAACCGGCAGGCGCGGCTGGCAAAAGAAGCGGCCGCGAAAGCGGCGGCGCTGGCCGCCAAACCGGCACGGCGCTCCCGCCGGGCCGCCACGACACCAGAGGATCCCTCATGCTGA
- a CDS encoding RnfABCDGE type electron transport complex subunit B — protein sequence MMNGILPVLAVPAIGMVIGYLLGFAALYFKVDKDPRIESVAALLPNGQCGQCGFPGCVQAAAAMVRGEAPVSACTPGGAALAKRIAVLLDVPLDGGDDDGPMVALISAEMCDGCGRCQKKCNFDAIIGAPRQRHGILAEDCTGCAACLSVCPQQAIQLRADPLLTPTATKPRLPIREASYV from the coding sequence ATGATGAATGGGATATTACCGGTTCTGGCGGTTCCCGCCATTGGCATGGTCATCGGTTATTTGCTGGGTTTCGCCGCCCTCTATTTCAAGGTGGATAAAGACCCGCGCATCGAATCGGTGGCGGCGCTGCTGCCCAACGGCCAGTGCGGACAGTGCGGATTCCCCGGCTGCGTACAGGCGGCGGCGGCCATGGTGCGCGGCGAGGCGCCGGTGAGCGCCTGCACGCCGGGGGGCGCGGCCCTGGCGAAACGCATCGCCGTTTTGCTGGATGTGCCTCTGGATGGCGGCGATGACGACGGGCCGATGGTGGCCCTTATCAGCGCCGAGATGTGCGACGGCTGCGGCCGTTGCCAGAAGAAGTGTAATTTCGATGCCATTATCGGCGCCCCCCGCCAGCGGCACGGTATTTTAGCCGAGGATTGCACCGGCTGCGCCGCCTGCCTCAGCGTTTGTCCGCAACAAGCGATACAGCTGAGGGCCGATCCCCTGCTGACGCCTACGGCGACCAAACCCCGCCTTCCTATCCGCGAGGCTTCGTATGTTTAA
- the rsxA gene encoding electron transport complex subunit RsxA gives MKEILLIVLANGLVNNIVLSRFLGLCSFMGVTNKVDSALGMSMATTFVITLSAGLGWMIYHWILVPLGMEYLRLLSLIMVIASLVQLLELFLAKQSPALYRTLGIFLPLITTNCAVLGVALLVLDDNLSFLHSVVFGFSSSLGYSLVMVIFSGLRERQSNASSPLLFRGAPINFITAGILALAFTGFAGLAG, from the coding sequence ATGAAAGAAATTTTGCTGATTGTTTTGGCCAACGGCCTGGTGAATAACATCGTTCTGTCGCGCTTTCTTGGCCTGTGCTCATTTATGGGCGTGACCAACAAAGTGGATTCGGCGCTGGGGATGTCCATGGCAACCACCTTTGTCATCACCCTGTCCGCCGGACTGGGCTGGATGATTTATCACTGGATCCTGGTGCCGCTGGGTATGGAATATCTGCGCCTGCTCTCGCTGATTATGGTGATAGCGTCTCTGGTGCAGCTATTGGAGCTGTTTCTGGCCAAACAGAGTCCGGCCCTGTACCGCACCCTGGGAATTTTCCTGCCGCTTATCACCACCAACTGCGCGGTGCTCGGCGTGGCGCTGCTGGTATTGGACGACAATCTGAGCTTTTTGCACAGCGTGGTGTTCGGCTTCAGTTCCTCCCTGGGTTACTCCCTGGTAATGGTGATTTTTTCCGGTCTGCGGGAGCGGCAAAGCAACGCCTCCTCCCCGCTGCTGTTTCGCGGCGCGCCGATAAATTTTATCACCGCGGGCATCCTGGCGCTGGCCTTTACCGGTTTCGCCGGGCTGGCGGGATAA
- a CDS encoding PAS domain S-box protein has translation MAFRQLTGYSEAELTGINHNLLASRQTPKRNYREMWNSITQGLSWVGQLINKRKDGSLYLAEVSISPIFSPDGQIEHYLGMHKDISDSYALMQRLRNQMTLIAAVLNNVPAPVIVLDEHDNIVMDNLAYKTLCADCGGGELLAELGYPANKTQLAEGERVSLNHCGVTRTFGMSIWPLSEVNEEVSRFFTNVAPPRTLITLIDDSERQRQRAQQRLEQLKHRLASGKLLAAIRESLDAAMVQLSGPLNMLAAARRLNPNGDTHPGLDAAWQEGQQALARLQACRPSLEQEEHDFWSVGDVLQDLSDLYQPRIRGLGKLNWHCRPEILLGWGQRHQVLASLSLWLDRCLTLAGEHPSTPLNIAISAYAQDNAFFFTLQDNLSMHPVQTAAQPQTFTTPGHGMELRLIQTLIGNHQGMIDIHTQAEGGTHLTLRLPLPAKLFRHPVIAGES, from the coding sequence CTGGCTTTCCGTCAGTTGACCGGTTACAGCGAAGCAGAGCTGACCGGGATAAATCATAACCTGCTGGCCAGCCGCCAGACGCCGAAAAGAAACTATAGGGAAATGTGGAATTCCATCACCCAGGGCCTGTCCTGGGTCGGGCAACTGATCAATAAACGCAAGGACGGCAGCCTTTATCTGGCTGAGGTCAGCATCTCCCCCATCTTCAGTCCGGACGGCCAGATCGAGCATTACCTCGGCATGCACAAAGATATCAGCGACAGCTATGCCCTGATGCAGCGTTTGCGCAATCAGATGACCCTTATCGCGGCGGTGCTGAACAATGTGCCGGCGCCGGTTATCGTGCTGGATGAGCATGACAACATCGTGATGGATAATCTGGCCTATAAAACCCTGTGCGCAGATTGCGGCGGCGGGGAGCTGCTGGCGGAGCTCGGCTATCCCGCCAACAAAACGCAGCTGGCGGAAGGGGAGCGCGTTTCGCTGAATCATTGCGGAGTCACCCGCACGTTCGGCATGAGCATCTGGCCGCTGTCGGAAGTGAACGAAGAAGTCAGCCGCTTTTTTACCAATGTCGCGCCGCCCCGTACCCTGATAACCCTTATCGATGACAGCGAGCGACAGCGACAGCGCGCGCAGCAGCGGCTGGAGCAGCTTAAACACCGCCTGGCGTCCGGGAAACTGCTGGCGGCGATCCGCGAATCGCTGGATGCGGCCATGGTCCAGCTAAGCGGTCCGCTGAATATGCTGGCCGCCGCCCGGCGTTTAAATCCCAATGGCGATACGCATCCCGGACTCGATGCAGCCTGGCAGGAGGGACAACAGGCGCTGGCCCGGCTGCAGGCTTGCCGTCCGTCGCTGGAACAGGAAGAGCATGATTTCTGGTCAGTGGGGGACGTTTTGCAGGATCTGTCGGATCTTTATCAGCCGCGCATCCGCGGGCTGGGCAAGCTTAACTGGCATTGCCGTCCGGAAATCCTGCTGGGCTGGGGACAGCGCCACCAGGTGCTGGCATCCCTGAGCCTGTGGCTGGACCGCTGCCTGACACTGGCGGGAGAGCATCCCTCCACGCCGCTTAATATTGCCATCAGCGCTTACGCCCAGGACAATGCGTTCTTTTTCACCCTGCAGGATAACCTGTCGATGCATCCGGTGCAGACCGCGGCCCAGCCGCAAACCTTCACCACGCCGGGGCACGGCATGGAGCTGCGGTTGATACAAACCCTGATCGGTAATCATCAGGGCATGATTGATATCCATACCCAGGCGGAGGGCGGTACGCATTTGACCCTTCGTCTGCCTTTGCCTGCCAAGTTGTTCAGGCATCCGGTCATAGCAGGAGAATCCTAA
- the nifA gene encoding nif-specific transcriptional activator NifA gives MNHLPTSEHVSRRFDLSQQFTALHKISVALSRSLDMGQTLQSMIQALYEHAFMQYGMVCLFDKTRSALFIEAIYGADSEVVKGFKNVRYRIGEGILGTVMSQQRSLVLPRVSDDPRFLDRLNLYDYNLPFICVPIPGPDGIPLGVLAAQPMELHEDRLPASTRFLEMVANLICQTVRMVGHMSIETEALRQERDTLRRKVKHQYGFDNMVGKSQSMRQIFDVIRQVAKWDTTVLVRGESGTGKELIANAIHYNSPRTLEPFVKFNCAALPDTLLESELFGHEKGAFTGAVRQRKGRFELADGGTLFLDEIGESSASFQAKLLRILQEGEMERVGGDTTLKVNVRIIAATNRNLEEEVRAGNFREDLYYRLNVMPISLPPLRERQEDIVELAQFLIAKLSAKQGRELRISDGALRLLMSYSWPGNVRELENCLERASVMSEEGLIDRDIILFNHSESPAMSPPAALHGLSQSSPHSQSQGDGDMDDRQRLIAALEKSGWVQAKAARLLGMTPRQVAYRIQILNINMHRL, from the coding sequence ATGAATCATCTCCCCACCTCCGAGCACGTTTCGCGGCGTTTTGATCTTTCTCAGCAGTTTACCGCGCTACATAAAATCAGCGTGGCCTTGAGCCGTTCATTGGATATGGGGCAAACGCTCCAGTCGATGATCCAGGCTTTGTATGAACACGCCTTTATGCAGTACGGCATGGTCTGCCTGTTTGACAAAACCCGCAGCGCTTTATTTATCGAAGCGATCTACGGCGCCGATAGTGAAGTGGTGAAGGGATTCAAAAATGTGCGCTACCGTATCGGCGAGGGCATTCTGGGAACGGTCATGAGCCAGCAGCGTTCGCTGGTTTTGCCACGGGTTTCGGACGATCCTCGCTTTCTCGACCGGCTTAATCTTTATGATTACAACCTGCCGTTTATCTGTGTGCCGATTCCCGGTCCCGACGGCATCCCCCTCGGGGTGTTGGCGGCGCAGCCGATGGAGCTACACGAAGACAGGCTGCCGGCCAGCACCCGGTTTCTGGAAATGGTGGCCAATCTGATTTGCCAAACCGTCAGGATGGTGGGGCACATGAGTATCGAAACCGAAGCCCTACGCCAGGAACGGGATACCCTGCGCCGTAAGGTCAAGCATCAGTACGGCTTTGACAATATGGTGGGTAAAAGCCAGTCCATGCGGCAAATTTTCGATGTCATCCGTCAGGTGGCGAAATGGGATACCACGGTATTGGTGCGCGGCGAGAGCGGCACCGGTAAAGAGCTCATCGCCAACGCGATCCATTATAACTCGCCGCGTACCCTTGAGCCGTTCGTGAAATTCAACTGCGCGGCGCTGCCGGATACCCTGTTGGAAAGCGAATTGTTCGGCCACGAGAAAGGTGCGTTTACCGGTGCGGTGCGCCAGCGTAAAGGACGTTTTGAACTGGCCGACGGCGGCACGCTGTTTCTCGATGAAATCGGTGAAAGCAGCGCTTCTTTCCAGGCGAAATTGCTGCGTATTCTGCAAGAGGGGGAGATGGAACGCGTCGGCGGCGATACCACCCTTAAAGTCAACGTGCGGATTATCGCCGCCACCAACCGCAACCTGGAAGAGGAGGTGCGCGCCGGTAATTTTCGCGAGGATCTCTATTATCGCCTGAACGTGATGCCCATCAGCCTGCCGCCGCTGCGGGAACGGCAGGAGGATATTGTCGAACTGGCGCAATTCCTGATCGCCAAACTCTCGGCCAAGCAGGGACGTGAGCTGCGAATCAGCGACGGCGCGCTGCGTCTGCTGATGAGCTACAGCTGGCCCGGCAACGTGCGTGAGCTGGAGAACTGTCTGGAACGGGCGTCGGTGATGTCGGAGGAGGGCCTGATCGACCGCGATATCATTTTATTCAACCACAGTGAATCCCCCGCCATGTCCCCGCCGGCGGCGCTCCACGGTCTGTCTCAGTCTTCGCCCCATTCGCAGTCCCAGGGGGACGGCGATATGGACGACCGGCAACGGCTTATCGCCGCGCTGGAAAAATCCGGCTGGGTGCAGGCCAAGGCCGCCCGCCTGCTGGGCATGACGCCGCGTCAGGTCGCCTACCGCATCCAAATCCTCAATATCAATATGCATCGATTGTAG
- the nifB gene encoding nitrogenase cofactor biosynthesis protein NifB: MASCHSSANPGCGASGGAELTPLQADKIAQHPCYSRSAHHRYARMHLAVAPACNLQCHYCNRKYDCSNESRPGVVSEVLSPAQAIAKARHVAAALPQLAVIGIAGPGDPLANIARTFNTLEGLRSALPDIKLCLSTNGLALPEVVDRLADVGVDHVTVTVNALDVDIAAQIYPWLWFDGERLEGLEAAALLLARQEEGIRKLTARGIMVKINSVLIPGINDRHLPAVSEKAREWGAMLHNVMPLISRPEHGTVFGLQGQREPSAREVAEVRANCGMSMPQMAHCHQCRADAIGMLGEDRSQSFPLSAIPQTAEPYLPVMYRRAQIQAGIATAGESESADACLVAVATREGVLIDEHFGHVQRFQIYSASAAGVTLIGERFTPPFCTDKSECDDEVSRHEQRLDAVVALLADVSAVFCARIGLSPWQRLEQAGIEPCVSGAWQSVTEVIALWWQQHRLVPSAGKNRGGAA; the protein is encoded by the coding sequence ATGGCATCCTGTCACTCCTCAGCTAATCCGGGCTGCGGCGCTTCCGGCGGAGCGGAATTAACCCCGCTCCAGGCGGATAAAATAGCGCAGCACCCCTGTTACTCCCGTTCCGCCCATCATCGCTACGCACGCATGCATCTGGCGGTGGCCCCGGCCTGTAATCTGCAATGCCACTACTGCAACCGTAAATACGATTGCAGCAATGAATCCCGGCCGGGGGTGGTATCGGAAGTCCTGTCCCCCGCACAGGCGATTGCCAAAGCCCGCCATGTGGCCGCCGCACTGCCGCAGCTGGCGGTTATCGGCATCGCCGGCCCGGGCGATCCGCTGGCGAATATCGCCCGCACCTTCAACACCCTGGAAGGGCTGCGCTCGGCTCTGCCGGATATCAAACTCTGCCTGTCCACCAATGGCCTCGCTCTGCCGGAGGTGGTGGACCGGCTGGCGGATGTCGGGGTGGATCATGTGACTGTCACGGTCAACGCACTGGACGTTGACATCGCGGCGCAAATCTACCCCTGGCTGTGGTTCGACGGCGAGCGCCTGGAAGGACTGGAAGCAGCGGCGCTGCTGCTGGCGCGTCAGGAGGAGGGGATACGTAAACTGACCGCCCGTGGCATCATGGTAAAAATCAATTCGGTGCTGATTCCGGGTATCAACGATCGCCACTTGCCGGCGGTTAGCGAGAAAGCGCGGGAATGGGGCGCCATGTTGCACAACGTCATGCCCCTTATCTCCCGGCCGGAGCATGGCACCGTCTTCGGTTTGCAAGGACAGCGGGAACCGAGCGCGCGGGAAGTCGCCGAGGTACGCGCCAACTGCGGAATGTCCATGCCGCAAATGGCCCATTGCCACCAGTGCCGGGCGGATGCCATCGGTATGCTGGGTGAAGATCGCAGCCAGAGTTTCCCCCTGTCGGCGATACCCCAAACCGCCGAACCCTATCTCCCGGTCATGTACCGGCGCGCGCAAATCCAGGCCGGCATCGCCACCGCCGGAGAATCCGAGTCCGCGGACGCCTGCCTGGTGGCTGTGGCCACGCGGGAAGGGGTGCTGATTGACGAACATTTCGGCCACGTACAGCGGTTCCAGATTTACAGCGCGTCCGCGGCCGGCGTAACACTCATCGGAGAGCGGTTCACCCCGCCTTTTTGCACCGATAAGTCCGAATGCGATGATGAAGTCAGCCGGCATGAACAGCGGCTTGACGCGGTGGTGGCGCTGCTGGCGGATGTCTCGGCGGTTTTTTGCGCCCGCATCGGCTTAAGCCCCTGGCAGCGTCTGGAACAGGCCGGCATCGAGCCTTGCGTCTCCGGGGCCTGGCAATCGGTCACCGAAGTGATCGCGCTATGGTGGCAACAACACCGGCTGGTGCCGTCGGCCGGAAAAAATCGCGGGGGGGCGGCCTGA
- a CDS encoding nitrogen fixation protein NifQ: protein MVTGPTDNLLPARAEIWLRRLMLTHLQGGARFPADMGLSPAAYRQLAQRVLLAPDSRPHNLRQQDELIAMLQRSRRQERQGLAEWLQQYMVPRGAPLNQLIARGSLGFSHLWQDLGLSSREELRELMTDCFPELVRMNHRNMRWKKFFYRQLCLADSGEINCRSPSCEQCIEQESCFAPED, encoded by the coding sequence ATGGTTACCGGGCCCACCGATAATCTGCTGCCCGCCCGGGCGGAAATCTGGCTGCGGCGGTTAATGCTAACCCATTTGCAAGGCGGGGCGCGATTCCCTGCGGATATGGGGCTGTCGCCCGCCGCTTACCGCCAACTGGCGCAGCGGGTACTGCTCGCTCCCGACTCCCGGCCGCATAACCTGCGCCAGCAGGACGAGTTGATCGCCATGCTGCAACGCTCCCGCCGACAGGAACGCCAGGGACTGGCGGAGTGGCTGCAGCAATATATGGTACCCCGCGGCGCGCCGTTAAATCAGCTCATCGCCCGCGGCTCCCTGGGTTTTAGCCATCTCTGGCAAGACCTGGGGCTATCCTCGCGAGAGGAGCTGCGGGAATTGATGACCGACTGCTTCCCGGAGCTGGTGCGAATGAACCATCGCAACATGCGGTGGAAAAAATTTTTCTACCGCCAGCTGTGCCTGGCCGACTCAGGGGAAATCAACTGCCGCTCGCCAAGCTGCGAACAATGCATCGAACAGGAAAGCTGCTTCGCCCCGGAAGACTGA
- the hutI gene encoding imidazolonepropionase, with the protein MPATQRFDSIWLGADVATLRQGQYGMIKDGAVAVAKGRIAWVGPRADLPASPGAVRHDFGGGVITPGFIDCHTHLVFGGNRSLEFEQRLQGVSYADIAAAGGGILSTVNATRGAGEEELLATAEARLAMLMAEGVTCIEIKSGYGLTLDDEIKMLRVARRIGQKYPIQVRTTFLAAHALPPEYRGRADEYIDVVCERWIPEVAALGLADAVDGFCEHLAFSPAQIARVFAAARQAGLPVKLHAEQLSSLGGSALAARWQALSADHLEYATEDDARAMASSGTVAVLLPGACYMLRETQLPPVALFRRHGVPMALASDINPGTSPACSLRLMINMGCTLFRLTPEEALAGVTLNAARALGLGDTLGSLEAGKLADFVHWPVKHPAELAYWLGGQMPVTVVYRGERRR; encoded by the coding sequence ATGCCTGCAACGCAAAGATTCGACAGTATCTGGCTGGGCGCCGATGTGGCGACGCTACGCCAAGGCCAGTACGGCATGATAAAAGACGGCGCCGTTGCCGTGGCAAAAGGCCGCATTGCCTGGGTCGGCCCCCGTGCCGACCTGCCCGCGTCCCCCGGCGCGGTGCGGCATGATTTCGGCGGGGGGGTGATTACCCCCGGTTTTATCGATTGCCATACCCATCTGGTGTTCGGCGGTAACCGCAGCCTGGAATTTGAACAGCGGCTCCAGGGCGTCAGCTATGCCGATATCGCCGCCGCCGGCGGCGGGATTCTCTCTACGGTGAACGCCACCCGCGGGGCCGGGGAGGAGGAACTGCTGGCGACGGCGGAAGCCCGGCTGGCCATGCTGATGGCCGAAGGCGTGACCTGTATCGAAATCAAATCCGGTTATGGGCTGACCCTGGATGACGAAATAAAAATGCTGCGGGTGGCCCGGCGAATCGGACAAAAATATCCCATCCAGGTTCGTACCACCTTTCTGGCCGCCCACGCGCTGCCGCCGGAATACCGGGGCCGGGCGGATGAGTATATCGATGTGGTATGCGAACGCTGGATTCCTGAGGTGGCGGCCCTGGGTCTGGCGGACGCGGTGGATGGCTTTTGCGAGCATCTGGCGTTTTCGCCGGCGCAAATCGCCCGGGTGTTTGCCGCCGCCCGCCAGGCGGGATTGCCGGTGAAACTCCATGCCGAGCAGCTATCGTCTCTGGGAGGCAGCGCGCTGGCGGCCCGCTGGCAGGCGCTGTCGGCGGATCATCTGGAGTACGCCACCGAGGATGATGCCCGCGCTATGGCATCATCCGGGACGGTGGCGGTGCTGCTGCCGGGGGCCTGTTATATGTTGCGCGAAACGCAGCTGCCGCCGGTGGCGCTTTTTCGGCGGCACGGCGTACCGATGGCCCTGGCCAGCGATATCAATCCCGGCACCTCCCCCGCCTGCTCGTTGCGTTTGATGATCAATATGGGCTGTACGCTGTTTCGCCTGACGCCGGAAGAAGCCCTGGCGGGCGTGACCCTCAATGCCGCCCGCGCGCTGGGGCTGGGGGATACCCTGGGCTCGCTGGAAGCGGGGAAATTGGCTGATTTCGTGCATTGGCCGGTGAAGCATCCGGCGGAACTGGCCTACTGGCTGGGGGGGCAAATGCCGGTAACAGTAGTGTATCGGGGCGAACGTCGCCGATAA
- the hutC gene encoding histidine utilization repressor: MAELQSAAQLSAIMSDTPAPIYQRVKQAIIQQIRSGTWTPHQRIPSESELVAELNVSRMTINRALRELTSEGYLLRMQGGGPFVAELKPQTAMLEVRNIADEIAARGHRHSSRLLELNARPATGEEALSLGIQPGQRLFHSMIVHYENDIAVQLEDRCVNPLTAPDYLQQDFNHITPYFYLTQAAPLTAGEHRVEAVCASALERELLQLADNEPCLLIHRRTWFGKLVVTSARLLYPGSRYQLFGSFIA, encoded by the coding sequence GTGGCTGAATTACAGTCCGCAGCACAATTGTCCGCCATAATGAGCGATACCCCCGCGCCGATTTACCAGCGGGTCAAACAAGCCATCATCCAGCAGATTCGCTCCGGCACCTGGACGCCCCATCAGCGCATTCCCTCGGAGAGCGAGCTGGTGGCGGAGCTGAACGTCAGCCGCATGACCATCAACCGGGCCCTGCGGGAGCTCACCAGCGAAGGCTATTTGCTGCGTATGCAGGGTGGCGGCCCCTTTGTCGCCGAGCTCAAGCCCCAGACCGCCATGCTGGAAGTGCGCAATATCGCCGATGAAATCGCCGCCCGCGGCCATCGCCACAGCAGCCGGCTGTTGGAGCTCAATGCCCGCCCCGCCACCGGCGAAGAGGCGCTGTCGCTGGGTATCCAGCCCGGCCAGCGGTTGTTCCATTCGATGATTGTGCATTATGAAAATGATATCGCGGTGCAGTTGGAGGACCGTTGCGTCAATCCCCTCACCGCTCCCGATTATCTTCAGCAGGATTTTAACCATATCACGCCCTATTTTTATCTGACGCAAGCCGCCCCGCTCACCGCCGGCGAGCATCGGGTGGAGGCGGTCTGCGCCAGCGCCCTGGAGCGGGAGCTGTTGCAGCTGGCGGACAACGAGCCCTGTCTGCTTATTCATCGCCGCACCTGGTTCGGCAAATTGGTGGTGACGTCGGCCCGCCTGCTCTATCCCGGATCGCGATATCAACTTTTTGGCAGCTTTATTGCTTAA
- a CDS encoding formimidoylglutamate deiminase, which produces MPVFFASRALLAQGWTRNVRLTVDPQGIIKTVEADAPSADAVLLNGPVLPSMPNLHSHAFQRAMAGLTEVAGDPQDSFWTWRDVMYRMVRQLTPEQVGIIARQLYIEMLKGGYTQVAEFHYLHHDPQGQPYENPAEMALHISRAATESGIGLTLLPVLYSYGGFGARPAQEGQRRFIQQTEGYLRQQQALIKHLAGRDRQNLGVCFHSLRAVDERQIAEVLQASGQDLPVHIHVAEQEKEVSDCLSWSGQRPIQWLLEHFPVDDRWCLIHATHIDRAELTALAQSGATAGLCPTTEANLGDGIFPATDYLALNGRWGIGSDSHVSLNVVEELRWLEYGQRLRDQRRNRIAGARHKAVGDTLYLGALQGGAKACGEPLGQLAPGYRADWLVLDDQDPYIGTAADPALINRWLFAGGPGQIRHVYVGGQQLISDGHHRLEQESARAFAEVLRDLSREAL; this is translated from the coding sequence ATGCCCGTTTTTTTTGCTTCCCGAGCGCTGTTGGCGCAGGGATGGACCCGAAACGTCCGTCTTACCGTCGATCCCCAAGGCATCATAAAAACCGTCGAAGCCGACGCCCCGTCCGCGGACGCTGTCCTGCTTAACGGCCCCGTGCTGCCGTCCATGCCTAACCTGCATTCCCATGCCTTCCAGCGCGCCATGGCCGGATTGACGGAAGTGGCGGGCGATCCCCAGGACAGTTTCTGGACCTGGCGCGACGTGATGTATCGCATGGTGCGGCAACTGACGCCGGAGCAGGTGGGGATCATCGCCCGCCAGCTCTATATCGAAATGCTGAAGGGCGGTTATACCCAGGTGGCGGAATTTCATTATCTTCACCACGATCCCCAGGGACAACCTTATGAAAACCCCGCGGAAATGGCGTTGCATATCAGTCGCGCGGCGACGGAAAGCGGCATCGGCCTGACCCTGCTGCCGGTGCTCTACAGCTATGGCGGCTTCGGCGCCCGGCCGGCCCAGGAAGGGCAGCGGCGGTTTATCCAGCAAACCGAAGGCTATCTGCGCCAGCAGCAGGCGCTGATAAAACATCTGGCGGGCCGCGATAGGCAAAACCTCGGCGTGTGCTTTCATTCGCTGCGCGCGGTGGATGAGCGGCAAATCGCCGAGGTGTTGCAGGCGTCGGGACAGGATTTACCGGTACATATCCATGTGGCTGAGCAGGAAAAAGAGGTTAGCGACTGCCTGAGCTGGTCGGGACAGCGGCCGATCCAGTGGCTGCTGGAGCATTTCCCGGTGGACGATCGCTGGTGCCTGATTCACGCCACCCATATCGACAGGGCGGAATTAACCGCCCTGGCCCAAAGCGGCGCCACGGCGGGATTGTGTCCCACCACCGAAGCAAATCTGGGAGACGGCATTTTTCCCGCCACGGATTATCTCGCTCTGAACGGACGCTGGGGCATCGGCTCCGACAGCCATGTCTCCCTGAATGTGGTGGAGGAGCTTCGCTGGCTGGAGTACGGACAGCGCTTGCGCGATCAACGGCGTAACCGCATCGCCGGCGCGCGGCATAAAGCAGTGGGAGATACGCTTTATCTCGGCGCCCTGCAAGGGGGCGCCAAGGCCTGCGGCGAGCCGTTAGGCCAGTTGGCGCCGGGATATCGCGCCGACTGGCTGGTGCTGGATGACCAGGATCCCTATATCGGCACCGCTGCCGACCCGGCGCTCATCAATCGCTGGCTGTTCGCCGGCGGGCCGGGACAAATCCGGCATGTGTATGTGGGCGGACAGCAGCTGATAAGCGACGGGCATCACCGGCTCGAGCAGGAAAGCGCCCGGGCTTTTGCCGAGGTACTGCGCGACCTGAGCCGGGAGGCGCTATGA